The genomic segment TGTAGTTGATAATCATTCCCATATTACCTACTGTAAAATCTAATAAAGAGATTGTAAATTTCTGAGAATCCTTATCGCTCCATTTAAAATTAAATTTTGTAGGGCATCCCTCAGGTAAAAGAGTCTTGTCAACGCCACTTAATGTAGCTTTTGTACTAAGAACTATTTCACCATTAAGGAAACTTTTTGAACTTTCTACTAATTCTTCATCAGCATCACCTTGAGTTATTTCCTGGTCAGAAGAACACGAAGAATAAAAGAAAGTGATAAAAGCCAATATCAGAAAAAGAATTTTCTTCATGTTAATGAAATTTTAAAAATTAATTAATTATTACCATTTATAGCCTTTGAAACCAGTTGGTGAACTGTTTCTAAGATTACTCGAATACTTTTGTATAAATTCTTTGGTAGAGTTCAAGTTATAAACATTTTCTGAAATACCAAATATTGCAGTTCTACCTGATGAAAAATCTACCAACTTTCCATTTCGATATATCTTCTCAAAATTTGGATAAATAACATCTTCTGCATTATCCAAAAATACGTAAAGTGAAGCAAAAGCATGGATACTACTTAAATCCACTCTTTTCAAGCTTGGCAAATCACAAAGTTGTAATTTTGAAACAATACCATCACCATCTTTATGAAACTTTATCTCTTTAAGATTTTTACAACTATAACATACGAATATGTTTCCTACAGTTGTGAAATTATCGAGTTTTTGGTTCGCAATCAGTGTGTTGGACAAATCCAACGTTTCTAAGTCGTTATTTGAAAGTTGCAAATTTGACATTTTTGTAGATTGGGATAAATCCAAATAATCTATGCCTGTATTTATAAGACTTAACTGAGAAATGTTATTTCTTGGCATCAAGCCTTTAACATCAAAGTTTGTTTTTCCATAACCAATAGAAACAAAGAAGTCTTCATAAAAAGGATTGTTTACAAAGTATTCAACACCTCTAATACTTTGAATTTTATCAATATCTTCATATTGAAGGGGTGCCCAAAGATTTATGTTTGTTCCTTTTTCCAGAATACTCAATGGCTTGCTAATATCAATATGTGTATCATCCACAAAGATGCTTGCAAACAAATTCTTCAAATAAGCAGCAAAGTAAGTATCAGGAATCTCTCTCAAAGTGTTGTACTTCTCCAAAGAGCCCTTATCATTTACCATCTGCATATCAATAGTCTTATTCTCTGCCTCATTCTGGGTATAGAAAGGCATCAAATCCTCTACATTATACTTGCAAGAAGCAGGGAGATAAAGTTTGGTAAACTCATGGAGGATAGTAGCTTTCACATCGTCATTCTCAACCTTGGCTGTTACCAAGCCATCGAAGTCATAGATGTCATTGCCTTGCAAGTCAAGACCTGTAATCTGTGAAGGAAGTGAAGCGATATGGAAAACTGGACCATAGCCATTGTTGCTAAGGTTCAACTCCTTCAAATTAGGAAAAACGGAAAGTTCTTTCAGGGCTGCGGTATCAACCTGTGTGCCTGAAAGGTCGAGTGAAGTGGTGCTGTTTGCTTTGTCATCAAGGAGCAACTTGCCATTCTCGTCGAATGTATATCCTTTACTTGCGAGAAGGGCTTTGAGAGGTGAATTATCAATTGCCCCCCCACTATAAGAAGGTGCATCGTCGTCACTGCTGCAAGAAGCGAAACCGAGGCAGAGTGTCAGGGCAGCGAGACCGATAAAATTCTTAAAAATCTTCATTGTTTTTTGAACTTTTAAAGTGTTTATAATTAAAATTAAATATTATCTTGAATCAGGCTGCAAAGGTACATATTTATTAAATAATGTGCAATACCTAAAAATAATGAAATACGTCATCCTCATTTATGGGGATTTAAAAGGCAAAATTCATGTTTTCATGCTATTCTCCGCATATTCTAGGTATTTTAAACGCCCTTGGAGCCGAGCAGGAGAGAGAAATCACCACCTTTGACGGCATACCCTACGAAGGAAGTATAGTTAATATGGGAGTGAAGAATGCCGATGTATGCACCCACCTCGTAGTTATCGGTCTTTACAGGTTCCGTTGAGATCTTCGAGAGCACATCTATATAATATAGGCAAACGCCCAAGTTCTTGATATTCAATCAAAGTCCAATTTAGAGCAAGTTAGTTTTGTTAACACTATTTTTAGCAATTCGCCCTATGCTTCAATTTAACAGGAATTTTTCCTCTGTTTCTTTGTCATTTCCATCTTTTTCCTTAATTTTGCAGCGGAAACTCTATAATAGATATTTTTAATAGCAATAAGAATGAAGATGAAACAGAAAAAGATGAGAAAGATAGGCATCGCTTCGGCTCTGGGCCTGGTGGTGCTCGTGATGCTGGGACTGTATGGTGCCAGCAACTATATGCTCAATTATTCGCTCAACTATCCGAAGGAGGAGAGAATGACGGCTGAGCATTGGAAGAACAGAATGAAGAACGAGTGCCCCTGGATGGTTGGCTGGATGGACTCCGTGTATCAGCACCATTGCGTGAAGGATACCTTTGTCACGATGCCATCGGGTTACAAGGCACATGCCATCTATCTCTATGCACCGAAGACTACGGAAAAAACTGCCGTGGTGGTGCATGGCTATCAGGTGCGCTCCGAGGGAATGCTGCACATTGCCTATCTCTATAATCACGATATGGGGTATAATGTGCTCCTGCCAGATCTGTATGGACACGGAGAGAGCGAGGGCGACCATATCCAGATGGGATGGAAGGATAGATGGGATGTCATCAGATGGTCGGAAATCGCCAATGAGATTTTTAAAGTGAAGAGTGAAGAACGAAGAGTGAAGAATACCCGTCAGGTGATTCATGGCATTTCGATGGGTGCGGCAACCACGATGGCAGTATCGGGAGAGAAGACTCCCGATTACGTGAAGTGCTTTGTGGAGGACTGCGGCTATACCAGCGTATGGGATGAGTTTTCCGCTCAGCTCAAAGACCAGTTTGGCTTGCCTGCCTTCCCGCTGATGAATACCACTTCTGCCCTTTGCCAGTATCGCTACGGCTGGTCGTTTGCCGAGGCTCAGCAGATAGAGCAGGTTCGCAAGAGCACCAAACCGATGCTCTTTATCCATGGCGATAAGGATGCCTTCGTGCCCTACGCCATGCTTCATCCGCTTTATGAGGCGAAGACGAAGGGCCGAAAAGCCATCTTCATCGCCAAAGGCTCCGTTCATGCTATGGCATATCGCGACCATCACGAGGCATACACCCGCATCGTAAGAGACTTTGTTTCGAAAGAGGAATAGGCTATTCTCCGATATGCTGTCTTGTAACTTTGCGCAAAAATCATAGTATATCAAGAATCCAAATAGATTTATGGCAAAAAGAGAATATGTTGAGGCCAACAAGCGTTGGCTGGAGGAAAAGGCAAAGGAGGAGGGCGTTATGGCGCTGCCTCGTGGTATATATTATAAGGTGTTGAAGCAGGGCGACCCGAAGGGAGTACAGCCTAGCCGACGCAGCATCGTGACGGCCCATTACACCGGTTGGACCATCAACGGCAAGAAGTTTGATTCCAGCCGTGGCGGTACGCCGTTCGCCATGCGATTGAGCGACCTGATTGATGGCTGGATTGTTGCCATGCAGCAGATGCACGTGGGCGACCAGTGGGAACTTTACATCCCTGCCGAGATGGGCTACGGCAAGTTCTCGCAGCCGGGCATCCCTGGCGGTTCTACCCTGATATTCGAAGTAGAACTGCTGGGTGTTGGATAACCCGGATACTTGAAATTATAAAGATCATTAAGATAAATCCGAATTATAAAAAAGTTGATCCGAAACAGCGGCTATTGCTAGCCATCTGTCTCGGATCTTTTTTATTTGTGGATGAAGTGGATTATTCTTCTGTTTTTGCCATCATCTTCTCATAGAGTCCATCCACGATGGAGTCGGCGAGCGAGATGTTTGGCACCATGATGTTTTCGCACTTCAGATATTCGCATGCCTTGATGAAGATCTCAGCGGCAGGAATGATGACGTCGGCACGGTCTTCCTTCAGAGAGAAGGAAATCTCGCGCTCCTCGATGCTCAGGGGCTGCATCATCGAGTAGAGACGCTTCAGTTCGGCAAGCGTCAGGTTTTTGGAGTCCTGCTTGCTGTGGCGTGCCAGCTTGTTCAACTTGTTGATGTTTCCACCCGAACCGATGATCCTGATGTCGCCGTATTGCTCGGCATATCTCGTCAGGTTCTCCTTGAAGAGACTTTCGGTTTCGGCAGTCACCTTGCCGCTTAGCATTCTCAGGGTACCCATGTTGTAGGAATAGCTCTCGGCGAGCACACCGTCGTGGATGATGCTCACCTCCGTGGAACCACCGCCCACATCGATGTAGGCAAAGCTGCCCTCGTTGGAGTCTGTTTTCTCTACCAGGTTGTTGTAGAGGAGTTGTGCCTCCTCCTGACCCTTGATGATTTCGAGTTTGATGCCGGTTTGCTTCTCTATCTTCTTGAGCACCTTCTTGCCGTTCTCGGCATCGCGCATGGCCGATGTGGCACAGGCGCGAAAAGCCTCTACGTCATTGAGTTTCATGAATTGCTTGAAGCCCTTCATCATGTGGAGCATCATCTTCTCACGCTCCTTGGAAACCTTTCCCAGGGTGAAAACATCCTTACCCAATCGCAGTGGGATGCGGATGAACATGAGTTTCTTGATGCGGTCTTCCTCTCGGATAGCCTCGGGTTCGAAGCGCTTGATGAGGAGTCGGGCTCCGTTGGAGCCGATATCAATGGATGCTAAATTCATTGCTGACATGCTGTTCTTTTTATATAAAGATTTGCTGTTCTTCATCTGTAAAA from the Segatella copri genome contains:
- a CDS encoding Ppx/GppA phosphatase family protein, with protein sequence MNLASIDIGSNGARLLIKRFEPEAIREEDRIKKLMFIRIPLRLGKDVFTLGKVSKEREKMMLHMMKGFKQFMKLNDVEAFRACATSAMRDAENGKKVLKKIEKQTGIKLEIIKGQEEAQLLYNNLVEKTDSNEGSFAYIDVGGGSTEVSIIHDGVLAESYSYNMGTLRMLSGKVTAETESLFKENLTRYAEQYGDIRIIGSGGNINKLNKLARHSKQDSKNLTLAELKRLYSMMQPLSIEEREISFSLKEDRADVIIPAAEIFIKACEYLKCENIMVPNISLADSIVDGLYEKMMAKTEE
- a CDS encoding alpha/beta hydrolase, producing the protein MKQKKMRKIGIASALGLVVLVMLGLYGASNYMLNYSLNYPKEERMTAEHWKNRMKNECPWMVGWMDSVYQHHCVKDTFVTMPSGYKAHAIYLYAPKTTEKTAVVVHGYQVRSEGMLHIAYLYNHDMGYNVLLPDLYGHGESEGDHIQMGWKDRWDVIRWSEIANEIFKVKSEERRVKNTRQVIHGISMGAATTMAVSGEKTPDYVKCFVEDCGYTSVWDEFSAQLKDQFGLPAFPLMNTTSALCQYRYGWSFAEAQQIEQVRKSTKPMLFIHGDKDAFVPYAMLHPLYEAKTKGRKAIFIAKGSVHAMAYRDHHEAYTRIVRDFVSKEE
- a CDS encoding FKBP-type peptidyl-prolyl cis-trans isomerase, whose translation is MAKREYVEANKRWLEEKAKEEGVMALPRGIYYKVLKQGDPKGVQPSRRSIVTAHYTGWTINGKKFDSSRGGTPFAMRLSDLIDGWIVAMQQMHVGDQWELYIPAEMGYGKFSQPGIPGGSTLIFEVELLGVG